CGTTCTCTAAATCTAAAGAGTTACGAATTGTCGGGTATCGTACGACCACTGTTGAAGGAAGGCGAAGCGCGCGAAGTTTATCGGATCGTTCTCTAAATCTAAAGAGTTACGAATTGCCACGTATCGTACGGCCACCGTTGAAGGAAAGCGAAGCGCACGAAGTTTATCGGATCTTTCTCTAAATCTAAAGAGTTATGGAGGACCAGGTATCGTGCGGCCACTGTTGAAGGAAGGCAAAGTGCGCGAAGATTATCGGATCTTTCTCTAAATCTAAAGAGTTACGGAGGACCAGGTATCGTGCGGCCACCGTTGAAGGAAGGCAAAGCGCCCGAAGATTGTCGGATCTTTCTCTAAATCTAAAGAGTTATGAATTGCCAGGTATCgtgccgccaccgttgaaggaagGCGAAGCGTGCGAAGATTATCGGATCTTTGTCTAAATCTAAAGAGTTACAGTACTAGGTATTGCGCACCTAAGGAATAGGGGGGTGTTGGCTCTTGCCTGGTCCTTCCCCCTCTCCTCGCCATTGTATCGCCGTAGTTTTGATGATGGGGTGATTGTGCGATTTTGTAGTTATACGTTTTTACGACAAAAAATTCTTTCCAATCTATAAGATCCGATTCGATTCGGTTTGATTGAATTCAATTTGATGGGTAGCCACACCCTCACTGGCGCCAACTGGTGAACCCGGATTGTGCGCTTTGATTCGTAGCCCGAATGTTAGGAAAGAAATTGCCGCTACCCCTTGAACGTGATAATTGGCGTGAAATGTGGGCCTTTCTATGACTCGCAAAGGTGTCACATGAATATGTCGTGTTTCGGTCGTCAAATCTGATTCTGGTGACCGTCTCTATACGAGGAAATTTCAAAGTGCTTCAAAAAGTAGGCAGGGGTTTTATCTTGAAAGCTCTTGTGAACCAATAATGTTATTGCTAACATTGTTGATCTTTTTCTGAAATCTAAATAGTTATGTATTTGGTATTGTGCTGCCAATGCAGAGGGACAAGGGTTGCGGCCTCTCACCGATCCCTCTTCCCTCTCCCCACCATTGCACGGCCACTTTGTTGATGAAGTAGTGACTGCGTGATTTTTCAAAATTATATGTTTTATAATGAAGGAGATCACGCCATTCGATTCGTCGGTAAGGATGGATCTGTGCGCACTCGTGAAGGTAGTCGTGCGCCCACTGGGCACCAACTATCGAACTTTGATTGTGAGCTTTGATTTGTAGGTCGGAATGTTAGAAAAGAAATTGTGGGTACCCCTAGCAGAGTAATTGGCATACCATGTGGCCCTTGCTATCAGGGGCGGGAGTAGGACTGGGCCAGGCCCCGGACCGGCTTCACTATACTGTAGCTACATGGCATTGGACAGTGCTTCTGTAAGCATGTGTGCAACCATCACGCCCCGGGCCGCCAGCTATCGGCCTATGATTGTGAGATTTAATGGGTCGGAATGTTAAGAAAGAAATTGTCGGTACCCCCTAGCGTGATAATTGACCCTTGCTATCAGGGGCGGAGGTAGGATTGGGCCAGGCCCCGGACCAGCTTCACTATACTGTACTGCAGGGCATTGAACAGTGCTTCCGAAAGCCCGTGAGGCCGTCGCGTCCCGGGCCGCCGACTATCGAACTCTGATTGTGAGCTTTAGTTCGTAGGCTGGAATGTTAGGAAAGAAACTTTCGGTACCCCCTAGCATGATAATTGGCGTGACATGTGGCCCTTGCTATCAGAGGTGGATGTAGGATTTGGGCCAGGTTTCGGACCGGCTTCACTATATTGTAGCTACAAGGCATTGACCAGCGCTTCCAATAGCCTATAAGGTTGTCATGCTCCGGGCCGCTAGCTATCGAACTCTAATTGTGAACTTTAATTCGTAGGCTCAAATGTAAGGGAAGAAATTTTCGGTACCCCGTAGCGTGATAATTGGCGTTACATGTGGCCCTTGTTATCGGAGGTGGAGGTTTGATTGGGCCAAGGCTCAAACCAGCTTCACTATGTTGTAGCTATTTGGTATTGAACTATGATGCTGAAAGCTTACTTGATGCCTTGGCCCAAGGCCGCCAGTTATCGTACTCTGATTGTGAGCTTTAATTTGTAGGTCAGAAAGTTGAGAAAGAAATTGTCGGTACCCCCTAGCTTGATAATTGGCCCTTGCTATCTGGGGCGGAGGTAGGATTGTGCCGGGGCCCAGACTAGCTTCACTATACTGTAGCTACAGAGCATTGAACAATGCTTCCGAAAGCCCGTGAAGCCATCGCGCCCTGGGCTGCCAACTATCGAACTATGATTGTGAGCTTTAATTATTCGTAGTCAGGAATGTCAGGAAAGAATTTTTCGGTACCCCCTAGCGTGATAATTGGCACGACATGCGGCCCTTGTTATCAGGGGTGGAGGTAGGATTGGGCCAGGCCCTGGACCGGCTTCACCATGCTGTAACTATATGGCGTTGAATGGCTCTTCTGAAAGCCTGCGCGCGGCATCACACCCCAGGCCATGACCCGATGTGCCTAGGGCTTCTCTTCGCCCTTGCTTGCTATAATCCGATAATGTGTCGCATGAATATGCCATGTATCGGCCGCCGAATAAGATTGTGATGACATTTCTATCCGAGGATAATACCCTCCCACTTCATAATTTTGGATGTTTTTTTTATCTCAAAGGTTTAGTTGATGGTAAGTTTGTATCAAACAGTAATGTTTGTAGGGAACATCACTGATCATTTCTAGAACTCGAAGAGTTAGTATTAGATAGTGTGCGGATTTGAAAAGGGGGGGGGTTgtcagtccccccccccccctccctccacCATTGTGCGCCATTGTCTTTGGTGTAAAGCTTGCGAGGttttcttattattatttttatggtgAAAACGATTCTTATTTTGTATTCCAAAAACTTGTGCGTGCGATGGACTCATGGGCATCCATAGAGTCAACTTCataggcattggcgtcgtataaacGAGTCTTTATTGTGTGCGCGAGAGGTACTGTCGCCACCCTCGAGATGATAATTGGAATGCCAACATGTGTTTTCACGTGTGCGGCGTGAATATGTCGGTTGAATGACGAATTCTATATTTGTGGCATCTCTATTCAAAAAAATTACCATCTACTTAAAAGGAAATAAGGGAGTTTCTACCCCAAATGGTATATCTTCCCAACTGCCCCCTATGTTGTATCAATGGTTCCATCTTAATATACTAATTTTATTAGGACTCATGAGCATATGGTTTTATAGGGAGTCATATTCACATACTTATTTTACATAGGGACATATATGCACGTATCCCACAAAATAAAACTATCAATGCACGCTATTTAAAAGTCACCTCGTTTGTTGTGCCGCGGATCCCACTCATGATAAGCCCATGACTCAGCCGGCGTGACAAGTGTCCCCTCAGCCCAGGTCCCATGACACCTGTCCACCGCCGCGCGCCACCCTCATGACATGTGGTCCCCGCCTCGCGCCGCCCGCGTGACATGTGGTCCCCACGGCCCCAGGTCCCATGACACCTGTccaccgccgcgcgccgcccctcaTGACATGTGGCCCCCGCCGCGTGCCGGCCGCGTGAGGTGTGGCCCCCGCCGCGCGCCGGACGCGTGAGGTGTGGTCCCCACAGCGCCTCCTCCAGCAGTAGCCCCACCCACCGCAGTGGAAACGCTCCATGAGGCCATACACGCTCCCTCTTTTGTTCTCTTCTTTGGTGCCGGGCCAAGCTTTGGCGTTCAATCTCTAGTGATTAATTGCGCAAAGGCTGCCAAAGATAGAGCTTATCAGTAGATGGATGGAAGCTTCGTCGCTAAGCCCAGAGATGCCCGTTTCCACTTTATCGTCGTGCATATTAAATCAGTACAGCTGCGGTGACGCGTCGATCGAACCAACCGTGAAATTTGAAATTTTGCCCGCAAAGAGTTCGAAATGAGAACGATCGAGATAATGTTCCTGGACAAATCTTTGTTGATCCCCTGTTACGCAGATACAACAGAGttttttttttaacatagtacagacgcagACGCGATAATCTCTGTAATAACCAATTCATACATTGCTAAGTGACACTGCTAAGAACCCTCAGAAAAAAAGTAACACTGCTAAGTATCTCCTCCCCTGTGCCTGCATCACACAGACCACTCACAGAAACACACCCAGTACCAATTCATCCAACCCGAAGGCGAACATCAAACAAACGACCACGACGACGAAACACGACACGATTACATATAATCCGCAACGTCCACAACACCATCTGTAATGTACAAGAGTTTATCATTATTCCTTTATTCAGACAATAACAGAGGATTTCACTGCAAGGACGGGCAACATGGAGAAGGTTCTGAGTTGGTCTGTCAGGAAGCCCAGCAGCATCGCTTAACAACGTCTATTTTGCAGCGCGGGGCCATCACCGGGACGGCGGGGGCGGCATCGGGTACATCGGAGCGCGGGGCACCACGGTCCCTGGGACCGGGGCGTGCATGGCGTACCCCATGTGAGGCGGAGCGGCGACAGGGAGCGTGACCGGGGTGCCGACGGCGGACACGAGGGGGCCACCAACCGGCTGCCCGATCGTGGTGCCGAAGGCGTCCACGCCTGGGGGCAGGTTCCCTGGCTGGTGCGGAGATTGCTTGGGGGACTTGCCGGGGACTGCGGCCTGCCCATTTGTGCCTGTGATTGGGCCCTGAGCGGCTGATGCCTCTCCGTTCACGCTGGTGATGTCGTGTATGCTTGATCGCCGCCTCTCCCTGTTCATCGAATTGAGGCGGATGAAGTACTTCTGCGCGTGACTGGCGACCTGAGTGGGCGTCCTTGAGATgacgaagttccttgagatgctCCTCCAGTCACCTTTGCCATACTTTTCAAGTCCAAGAAGGAACAGCCTGCAGGTTCGGAATCAGGTCATAGCATAGATCAGTGGCTGGTAAAGATAACCCTGGAGGAGGCAGTATCCATCAGTTTGCAACCGCACACTTCTCCTTAAATATTTAAATGCTGTCAGTACTGAAATTAGCTTCTCGAGTTAATTATGAATAACATTACCTATTCAGCCACTGAAATGATCACAACCACTGATCATCTACTTTGGAATTTCACAAGAACGACAAATGACAGAAATATGTGGACTACTTCTAATGGTACATATAGCACATGCCCAAACAAACATGTGCTTTCAGGGTTGAAACTTCAACACAGAACACTGAATAATTCATTTGCCCAAAAGGTGCTATATATACACCAACTGATGAGAAACCATATGTAGAATTTATAGAAGCAAGGAGCAGAACTTCTAAAAGAAGCACACCATTACGTAGTGCTACAGAAAATGTGAAATGCTTGATGATGTACTTGAATTCACATTTAGAAGGAAagaaatgtactccctccatcccataatgtaagacgttttttgacactaca
The window above is part of the Triticum aestivum cultivar Chinese Spring chromosome 2A, IWGSC CS RefSeq v2.1, whole genome shotgun sequence genome. Proteins encoded here:
- the LOC123191035 gene encoding transcription factor SRM1 codes for the protein MAAEEASSSGGGGGEEGSGAGAGGWTREQEKAFENALATVDEEEGEAMWDKIADAVEGKTPEEVRRHYELLVEDVDGIEAGRVPLLVYAGDGDEGGSGGGAGGSGGGGKKSGGGGGGHGEKGSSKSAEQERRKGIAWTEDEHRLFLLGLEKYGKGDWRSISRNFVISRTPTQVASHAQKYFIRLNSMNRERRRSSIHDITSVNGEASAAQGPITGTNGQAAVPGKSPKQSPHQPGNLPPGVDAFGTTIGQPVGGPLVSAVGTPVTLPVAAPPHMGYAMHAPVPGTVVPRAPMYPMPPPPSR